A portion of the Drosophila sechellia strain sech25 chromosome 2R, ASM438219v1, whole genome shotgun sequence genome contains these proteins:
- the LOC6609626 gene encoding kinesin-like protein KIF12 isoform X1 yields the protein MVRRASSVPHLNSSGGSSADSAGTSGSRRGRAPVAGSRGRKTPSTTSTGQSQRQSSGSSSSMPRSRSLTNGMRRLSPQKGTGSSGGAGGGGGSSRNTPYFLRSRENEIGSADTLEIVASKSTGSEECSTPEDNINVVVRVRPLNDKEKRDRHGSTLQFPGNGQVILEGNDVGQKRSHNRDSVRVFTYNVVFEPGATQEDILDYSGIKRIIEMGIEGFSCTAFCYGQTGSGKTHTLTGPPDLFVGKPNPKDPRHGLIFRSFLYLFQLIKNRKDVNYVLKASFMEIYNERVIDLLNPGSARKPLAVRWSKKSGGFFVENLFTVDCEELDDLLAVLEEGMRNRAVGSHAMNDHSSRSHTILTVHILSDQQTDGGVFLSKHGKINFVDLAGSELTKKTMSEGKTLEEANNINKSLMVLGYCISSLSDSKKRTGHIPYRDSQLTKLLADSLAGNGVTLMIACVSPAHYNHAETLNTLRYASRAKRIRTKPVIKMDPREALILSLKRDIHALQMENDHLKAALNLHHQAAPNGGPVENLLELQLDRVSSGGGVSVPKVDLQRLPELDGSELAELVKLYMVENESLRQENNHLFTVRETILRDQEIVCRENERLLKKLEDVNKVCVRSPLIPARPAISPTTGKETPGTEIWTNPEPLQSPPGPDLPIEQRMSENADRRTDTAQKRIDQKRIAKNILIMANAFRKPDSDITKELNLNPEEAHAKQSAEFMPDMLT from the exons ATGGTTCGCCGGGCATCGAGTGTTCCTCATCTGAATAGTAGTGGCGGCAGTAGTGCGGACAGCGCCGGAACGTCGGGCAGTCGTCGTGGTCGGGCTCCAGTGGCCGGCTCCCGCGGCCGAAAGACGCCCTCGACCACATCCACCGGCCAGAGTCAGCGGCAGAGttccggcagcagcagcagtatgCCACGATCACGAAGTCTGACCAATGGCATGCGTCGTCTTAGTCCGCAGAAGGGGACTGGCAGTAGCGGTGGCGCCGGTGGAGGAGGTGGTAGCTCCCGCAATACGCCGTATTTCCTGCGTTCACGCGAGAATGA GATTGGTAGCGCTGACACGCTGGAAATCGTGGCCTCCAAGTCCACGGGCAGCGAGGAGTGCTCAACGCCGGAGGACAATATTAACGTGGTGGTACGAGTGCGTCCTTTGAACGACAAAGAGAAAAGAGATCGACATGGGTCCACGCTTCAGTTTCCTGGAAACGGCCAGGTTATA CTTGAAGGCAACGATGTGGGCCAGAAGAGGTCGCATAATCGCGATAGTGTGCGAGTTTTCACCTACAACGTGGTATTTGAGCCGGGGGCCACGCAGGAGGATATTCTGGACTACTCGGGTATAAAGCGCATCATTGAAATGGGCATCGAGGGATTCAGTTGCACGGCTTTCTGTTACGGCCAAACGGGATCCGGCAAAACGCACACCCTTACTGGACCCCCCGATTTG TTCGTTGGCAAGCCGAATCCCAAGGATCCGCGCCATGGCCTCATCTTCCGCTCGTTTTTGTATCTCTTCCAATTGATTAAGAATCGCAAGGACGTCAATTACGTGCTAAAAGCCTCCTTCATGGAAATCTACAATGAGCGG GTAATCGATTTGCTAAACCCGGGAAGTGCACGAAAACCGTTGGCGGTGCGCTGGTCCAAGAAATCGGGTGGTTTCTTCGTGGAGAACCTTTTCACGGTGGACTGCGAAGAATTGGATGACCTTCTGGCCGTACTGGAAGAAG GTATGAGAAATCGTGCTGTTGGCTCTCATGCCATGAACGACCACTCCTCACGGTCTCACACAATATTGACGGTCCACATCCTGTCCGATCAGCAGACGGACGGTGGGGTGTTTCTTTCCAAGCACGGAAAGATAAACTTCGTGGACCTGGCTGGCAGTGAGTTAACCAAGAAGACGATGAGCGAAGGGAAAACCCTAGAGGAAgccaacaacatcaacaagaGCCTGATGGTTCTCGGCTACTGTATCTCCTCGTTGAGCGATTCCAAGAAAAGGACGGGTCACATTCCGTACCGAGACAGCCAGCTCACCAAGCTACTGGCCGACAGTCTGGCGGGAAATGGTGTCACCTTGATGATCGCTTGCGTTTCCCCCGCCCACTATAATCATGCGGAAACCCTCAACACTCTGCGATATGCGTCGCGGGCGAAAAGGATACGCACCAAGCCCGTTATAAAGATGGATCCTAGGGAGGCGCTGATTCTCAGTCTGAAGCGTGACATCCATGCACTCCAAATGGAGAACGATCACCTGAAGGCGGCATTGAATCTTCATCATCAAGCGGCTCCGAATGGTGGGCCGGTTGAGAATCTTCTGGAGCTTCAACTGGATCGAgtcagcagcggtggcggaGTATCAGTGCCCAAAGTTGATTTGCAGCGATTACCAGAGCTTGATGGCTCCGAACTCGCCGAGCTCGTTAAGCTATACATGGTGGAGAACGAATCCCTGAGGCAGGAGAATAATCATCTGTTCACCGTGCGGGAAACCATTCTTAGGGATCAGGAGATTGTCTGCCGGGAAAACGAGCGACTGCTAAAGAAACTGGAGGATGTCAATAA AGTCTGTGTGCGTTCCCCATTGATACCAGCACGTCCGGCCATATCTCCAACGACAGGAAAGGAAACACCTGGCACTGAGATCTGGACAAATCCAGAACCGCTCCAATCTCCACCAGGACCAGATTTACCAATAGAGCAGCGGATGTCGGAGAATGCTGATAGACGAACAGATACGGCTCAAAAGCGAATCGATCAGAAAAGAATAGCCAAGAATATTCTTATTATGGCCAATGCATTCCGGAAACCGGACTCAGACATTACCAAGGAGTTGAATCTTAATCCGGAGGAGGCGCATGCTAAGCAGTCGGCTGAGTTTATGCCAGA CATGCTCACATAA
- the LOC6609626 gene encoding kinesin-like protein KIF12 isoform X2, with the protein MVRRASSVPHLNSSGGSSADSAGTSGSRRGRAPVAGSRGRKTPSTTSTGQSQRQSSGSSSSMPRSRSLTNGMRRLSPQKGTGSSGGAGGGGGSSRNTPYFLRSRENEIGSADTLEIVASKSTGSEECSTPEDNINVVVRVRPLNDKEKRDRHGSTLQFPGNGQVILEGNDVGQKRSHNRDSVRVFTYNVVFEPGATQEDILDYSGIKRIIEMGIEGFSCTAFCYGQTGSGKTHTLTGPPDLFVGKPNPKDPRHGLIFRSFLYLFQLIKNRKDVNYVLKASFMEIYNERVIDLLNPGSARKPLAVRWSKKSGGFFVENLFTVDCEELDDLLAVLEEGMRNRAVGSHAMNDHSSRSHTILTVHILSDQQTDGGVFLSKHGKINFVDLAGSELTKKTMSEGKTLEEANNINKSLMVLGYCISSLSDSKKRTGHIPYRDSQLTKLLADSLAGNGVTLMIACVSPAHYNHAETLNTLRYASRAKRIRTKPVIKMDPREALILSLKRDIHALQMENDHLKAALNLHHQAAPNGGPVENLLELQLDRVSSGGGVSVPKVDLQRLPELDGSELAELVKLYMVENESLRQENNHLFTVRETILRDQEIVCRENERLLKKLEDVNKSNPNGNEDSEPSQKAQPNKE; encoded by the exons ATGGTTCGCCGGGCATCGAGTGTTCCTCATCTGAATAGTAGTGGCGGCAGTAGTGCGGACAGCGCCGGAACGTCGGGCAGTCGTCGTGGTCGGGCTCCAGTGGCCGGCTCCCGCGGCCGAAAGACGCCCTCGACCACATCCACCGGCCAGAGTCAGCGGCAGAGttccggcagcagcagcagtatgCCACGATCACGAAGTCTGACCAATGGCATGCGTCGTCTTAGTCCGCAGAAGGGGACTGGCAGTAGCGGTGGCGCCGGTGGAGGAGGTGGTAGCTCCCGCAATACGCCGTATTTCCTGCGTTCACGCGAGAATGA GATTGGTAGCGCTGACACGCTGGAAATCGTGGCCTCCAAGTCCACGGGCAGCGAGGAGTGCTCAACGCCGGAGGACAATATTAACGTGGTGGTACGAGTGCGTCCTTTGAACGACAAAGAGAAAAGAGATCGACATGGGTCCACGCTTCAGTTTCCTGGAAACGGCCAGGTTATA CTTGAAGGCAACGATGTGGGCCAGAAGAGGTCGCATAATCGCGATAGTGTGCGAGTTTTCACCTACAACGTGGTATTTGAGCCGGGGGCCACGCAGGAGGATATTCTGGACTACTCGGGTATAAAGCGCATCATTGAAATGGGCATCGAGGGATTCAGTTGCACGGCTTTCTGTTACGGCCAAACGGGATCCGGCAAAACGCACACCCTTACTGGACCCCCCGATTTG TTCGTTGGCAAGCCGAATCCCAAGGATCCGCGCCATGGCCTCATCTTCCGCTCGTTTTTGTATCTCTTCCAATTGATTAAGAATCGCAAGGACGTCAATTACGTGCTAAAAGCCTCCTTCATGGAAATCTACAATGAGCGG GTAATCGATTTGCTAAACCCGGGAAGTGCACGAAAACCGTTGGCGGTGCGCTGGTCCAAGAAATCGGGTGGTTTCTTCGTGGAGAACCTTTTCACGGTGGACTGCGAAGAATTGGATGACCTTCTGGCCGTACTGGAAGAAG GTATGAGAAATCGTGCTGTTGGCTCTCATGCCATGAACGACCACTCCTCACGGTCTCACACAATATTGACGGTCCACATCCTGTCCGATCAGCAGACGGACGGTGGGGTGTTTCTTTCCAAGCACGGAAAGATAAACTTCGTGGACCTGGCTGGCAGTGAGTTAACCAAGAAGACGATGAGCGAAGGGAAAACCCTAGAGGAAgccaacaacatcaacaagaGCCTGATGGTTCTCGGCTACTGTATCTCCTCGTTGAGCGATTCCAAGAAAAGGACGGGTCACATTCCGTACCGAGACAGCCAGCTCACCAAGCTACTGGCCGACAGTCTGGCGGGAAATGGTGTCACCTTGATGATCGCTTGCGTTTCCCCCGCCCACTATAATCATGCGGAAACCCTCAACACTCTGCGATATGCGTCGCGGGCGAAAAGGATACGCACCAAGCCCGTTATAAAGATGGATCCTAGGGAGGCGCTGATTCTCAGTCTGAAGCGTGACATCCATGCACTCCAAATGGAGAACGATCACCTGAAGGCGGCATTGAATCTTCATCATCAAGCGGCTCCGAATGGTGGGCCGGTTGAGAATCTTCTGGAGCTTCAACTGGATCGAgtcagcagcggtggcggaGTATCAGTGCCCAAAGTTGATTTGCAGCGATTACCAGAGCTTGATGGCTCCGAACTCGCCGAGCTCGTTAAGCTATACATGGTGGAGAACGAATCCCTGAGGCAGGAGAATAATCATCTGTTCACCGTGCGGGAAACCATTCTTAGGGATCAGGAGATTGTCTGCCGGGAAAACGAGCGACTGCTAAAGAAACTGGAGGATGTCAATAA GTCGAATCCGAACGGGAATGAGGACAGTGAGCCAAGCCAGAAGGCCCAGCCGAATAAGGAGTGA
- the LOC6609628 gene encoding PSME3-interacting protein, protein MSSGFVTEAEATEQRQRRQEEWERVRQPEDPLERPEEPYDGRSLYERLKQNKDKKDMEFEEAHKLKNLIRGLDDDEVQFLELVDAHKIHAERQQMRDEELELKDFRNRVEKLQEESVDKKLQAELKTTAKSAGASVGRSTQKTLLGQGIKRKNGELPTTSKVAKITENEVEQAATNEATKEPVDKTTNTTLTTNKYNQGALKCIAILPGIGSYTESSDSEASTDEEEPSICSRTDLCGRKIPKKKQCSE, encoded by the exons ATGAGTTCGGGCTTTGTGACTGAAGCTGAGGCCACCGAGCAAAGGCAGAGACGTCAGGAGGAATGGGAGCGTGTACGTCAGCCGGAGGACCCACTAGAACGACCTGAGGAACCCTACGATGGGCGCTCACTGTATGAACGCCTCAAACAAAATAAGGACAAGAAGGACATGGAGTTTGAGGAAGCCCACAAGCTGA AAAACCTCATCCGTGGTCTGGACGATGATGAGGTGCAGTTTCTGGAATTGGTCGATGCCCATAAAATACATGCGGAGCGCCAGCAAATGCGCGACGAGGAGCTAGAACTAAAGGATTTCCGCAATCGTGTGGAAAAGCTGCAGGAGGAGAGTGTAGACAAG AAACTGCAAGCTGAACTAAAAACCACAGCAAAGTCCGCGGGAGCATCGGTCGGGCGTAGCACTCAGAAGACGCTGCTCGGCCAGGGTATCAAGAGAAAAAACGGCGAACTGCCCACCACCAGTAAAGTAGCCAAAATCACTGAGAATGAGGTCGAACAGGCAGCGACAAATGAAGCAACCAAGGAGCCTGTCGATAAGACAACGAACACCACATTAACTACAAACAAATACAACCAGGGGGCCCTAAAGTGCATCGCTATACTTCCGGGTATCGGCTCCTACACGGAGTCTAGTGACTCGGAGGCCAGCACTGATGAGGAGGAACCCAGTATTTGCAGCCGAACCGACTTATGTGGCCGCAAAATTCCCAAGAAGAAGCAGTGCTCAGAGTAG
- the LOC6609627 gene encoding guanine nucleotide-binding protein subunit gamma-1: MAANLQQQRSINLQLRREVKMERMPVSVACSLMMKYMLEHEEEDCLLSGFTQKVNPFREKSSCSIL, translated from the coding sequence ATGGCTGCTAATTTGCAACAGCAGCGCTCCATCAACTTGCAGCTACGGCGGGAAGTGAAGATGGAGCGTATGCCCGTCTCGGTGGCCTGCTCCTTGATGATGAAGTACATGTTGGAGCACGAGGAGGAAGACTGCCTGCTCAGCGGCTTCACACAGAAGGTGAATCCGTTTCGTGAGAAGAGCTCCTGCAGCATCCTGTAG